One genomic region from Sorangium aterium encodes:
- a CDS encoding c-type cytochrome, which yields MKRWSIPLLLVLAGCRGQASSDPPIHVFGDMDWQPKFQPEEGTRLFPDGRAMRPIVEGTVAQGSLDESEAFRTGKEKDGETFLALAPITVDEAVIRRGQDRFHIYCTPCHDHSGSGQGMVVKRGYPPPIDLASDRALGLPDGEIFNVITNGVRNMPAYRKQIPVKDRWAIVTWVRVLQHSQHAHIDDVPEAQRGNIAKESGTP from the coding sequence GTGAAGCGCTGGAGCATTCCCCTCCTCCTCGTCCTGGCAGGCTGCCGTGGACAGGCGAGCAGCGATCCGCCGATCCACGTCTTCGGAGACATGGACTGGCAGCCCAAGTTCCAGCCCGAGGAGGGCACGCGCTTGTTCCCCGACGGGCGGGCGATGCGGCCGATCGTCGAGGGCACGGTGGCCCAGGGATCGCTCGACGAGAGCGAGGCCTTCCGCACCGGCAAGGAGAAGGACGGCGAGACGTTCCTGGCGCTTGCGCCCATCACCGTCGATGAGGCGGTGATCCGGCGCGGCCAGGATCGCTTCCACATCTACTGCACCCCGTGCCACGACCACAGCGGGAGCGGCCAGGGCATGGTGGTGAAGCGCGGATACCCGCCCCCCATCGACCTCGCGTCGGACCGGGCCCTCGGCCTGCCCGACGGCGAGATCTTCAACGTCATCACGAACGGCGTGCGCAACATGCCGGCTTATCGGAAGCAGATCCCGGTCAAGGACCGGTGGGCGATCGTCACGTGGGTGCGCGTGCTGCAGCACAGCCAGCACGCGCACATCGACGACGTGCCCGAGGCCCAGCGGGGCAACATCGCGAAGGAGAGCGGAACTCCATGA
- a CDS encoding DUF3341 domain-containing protein, translated as MQRNSDARRQKRSGKPASAEEARAHKGSARDSQPDIEPQGHVPEDDAEYSEPHDSGPHGQAALSIERKLERKAEQEADGESALFGIMGYFTSPKDIYHACEALRDAGYSRFDAHTPFPVHGLEKAMGLKPSPLPWLVLGGGTAGLASAIALAWYTQYYDYPLIISGKQSFSYQAFIPIFFELTVLFAALTCFFGLFALGRLPTLFHPTMTHPSFPRATDDAFFISVEASDPKFDSTETRSLLQRLGAQSIREVSS; from the coding sequence ATGCAGCGTAACAGCGATGCCCGACGCCAGAAGCGCTCCGGGAAGCCCGCCTCGGCCGAGGAGGCACGAGCGCACAAGGGCTCCGCGCGCGACAGCCAGCCCGACATCGAGCCGCAGGGCCACGTGCCCGAGGACGACGCGGAGTACTCCGAGCCCCACGACAGCGGGCCGCACGGTCAGGCCGCGCTCTCGATCGAGCGCAAGCTGGAGCGCAAGGCCGAGCAGGAGGCGGACGGGGAGTCTGCCCTGTTCGGGATCATGGGCTACTTCACGAGCCCGAAGGACATCTATCACGCGTGCGAGGCGCTCCGGGACGCCGGGTACAGCCGCTTCGACGCGCACACGCCGTTCCCCGTGCACGGGCTGGAGAAGGCGATGGGGCTCAAGCCGTCTCCGCTGCCGTGGCTCGTGCTCGGCGGCGGCACGGCGGGGCTCGCCAGCGCCATCGCGCTCGCCTGGTACACGCAGTACTACGACTATCCGCTCATCATCAGCGGCAAGCAGTCTTTCTCGTACCAGGCCTTCATCCCCATCTTCTTCGAGCTCACGGTCCTCTTCGCGGCGCTCACGTGCTTCTTCGGGCTCTTCGCGCTCGGGCGCCTGCCCACCTTGTTCCACCCCACCATGACGCACCCCTCGTTCCCGCGCGCGACCGACGACGCCTTCTTCATCAGCGTCGAGGCGAGCGACCCGAAGTTCGATTCCACGGAGACGCGCAGCCTCCTCCAGCGCCTCGGCGCCCAGAGCATCCGGGAGGTCTCGTCGTGA
- the nrfD gene encoding NrfD/PsrC family molybdoenzyme membrane anchor subunit, giving the protein MSATAPLQVDHPRLSDRAALLDEAPLVQGKDDFRSLTDKVSGIILSKRPPGWLVLLCLALSILLILAGSLAHLVGTGIGIWGLNTTVNWAWDITGFVFWVGIGHAGTLISAILFLFRQKWRTSINRAAEAMTIFAVACAAIYPVAHLGRIWFAHWLFPIPNQMSIWPNFKSPLLWDVFAVSTYATVSTLFWFVGLIPDLATIRDRATTRTKQIVFGILCLGWRGSHRHWLHYEKAYLIFAGLSTPLVLSVHTIVSFDFAVSIVPGWHTTIFPPYFVAGAIFSGFAMVVTLMVFARKAFGLEGLITMRHLENMNKVIVATGTMVGYAYGMELFIAWYSGNGYEQFAFRNRILGPYAWAYWTMVSCNVIFPQLFWFKKVRTSIPAMFILSILVNIGMWFERFVIIVTSLHRDFLPSSWTYFRPTIWDISTFFGSFGLFFTLFLLFVRYLPMVAISEVKGVTAAADPHGSHSNDEAHHAA; this is encoded by the coding sequence ATGAGCGCCACAGCACCCCTCCAGGTCGACCACCCCCGGCTCTCGGACCGCGCCGCCCTCTTGGACGAGGCGCCCCTCGTGCAGGGGAAGGACGACTTCCGCTCTCTCACCGACAAGGTCTCGGGCATCATCCTCAGCAAGCGCCCCCCGGGGTGGCTCGTGCTGCTGTGCCTTGCCCTCAGCATCCTCCTTATCCTCGCCGGCTCGCTCGCTCACCTCGTCGGTACCGGTATCGGTATCTGGGGGCTGAACACCACGGTCAACTGGGCGTGGGACATCACCGGCTTCGTGTTCTGGGTCGGTATCGGCCACGCCGGCACGCTGATCAGCGCCATCCTCTTCCTCTTCCGCCAGAAGTGGAGGACGAGCATCAACCGGGCCGCGGAGGCGATGACGATCTTCGCGGTCGCGTGCGCCGCCATCTACCCGGTGGCCCACCTGGGCCGGATCTGGTTCGCCCACTGGCTGTTCCCGATCCCGAACCAGATGAGCATCTGGCCGAACTTCAAGAGCCCGCTGCTCTGGGACGTGTTCGCCGTCTCGACCTACGCGACGGTCTCGACCCTGTTCTGGTTCGTCGGGCTCATCCCTGATCTCGCCACGATCCGCGACCGGGCCACGACCCGGACGAAGCAGATCGTCTTCGGGATCCTCTGTCTCGGCTGGCGCGGCTCGCACCGCCACTGGCTGCACTACGAGAAGGCCTACCTGATCTTCGCCGGGCTCTCGACGCCGCTCGTGCTCAGCGTGCACACGATCGTGTCGTTCGACTTCGCCGTCTCGATCGTCCCCGGCTGGCACACGACGATCTTCCCGCCGTACTTCGTCGCGGGCGCCATCTTCAGCGGGTTCGCGATGGTCGTCACGCTGATGGTGTTCGCGCGGAAGGCGTTCGGCCTCGAGGGCCTCATCACGATGCGGCACCTCGAGAACATGAACAAGGTCATCGTCGCGACCGGCACCATGGTCGGTTACGCGTACGGGATGGAGCTCTTCATCGCCTGGTACAGCGGCAACGGCTACGAGCAGTTCGCCTTCCGGAACCGCATCCTCGGCCCGTACGCCTGGGCCTACTGGACCATGGTGAGCTGCAACGTGATCTTCCCGCAGCTCTTCTGGTTCAAGAAGGTGCGCACCAGCATCCCCGCGATGTTCATCCTCTCGATCCTGGTCAACATCGGGATGTGGTTCGAGCGCTTCGTCATCATCGTGACGAGCCTCCACCGCGACTTCCTCCCCTCGAGCTGGACCTACTTCCGCCCGACCATCTGGGACATCTCGACGTTCTTCGGTTCGTTCGGCCTCTTCTTCACGCTCTTCCTGCTGTTCGTCCGCTACCTGCCGATGGTCGCGATCAGCGAGGTGAAGGGGGTCACGGCGGCGGCCGATCCTCACGGCTCGCACAGCAACGACGAGGCTCATCATGCAGCGTAA